One genomic segment of Paraburkholderia caffeinilytica includes these proteins:
- a CDS encoding EVE domain-containing protein produces the protein MNVFLFQTKPERLDLRSAIVPGEQAVWYATRYQTEMAPGDLVYLWMSGDEHFKGLYGWGVITSKPYPKADWDSHGVDIEYRVRFSKPIKASSLENDPVLAKMLVFRAPHASNFLLDAPAIKGLSKVIKDRREKVPNFQGAVE, from the coding sequence ATGAATGTATTTTTATTTCAGACGAAGCCTGAGCGATTAGACCTTCGCTCAGCGATAGTCCCTGGCGAACAGGCGGTGTGGTACGCCACCCGTTATCAAACTGAAATGGCTCCGGGCGATTTGGTGTACTTGTGGATGTCTGGGGACGAGCATTTCAAAGGTTTGTATGGATGGGGCGTGATAACGTCAAAGCCATATCCGAAAGCGGATTGGGACAGTCACGGCGTAGACATTGAATACCGCGTTCGCTTCTCCAAACCGATAAAGGCGAGCTCACTGGAAAACGACCCGGTGTTGGCAAAAATGCTTGTGTTTCGTGCCCCTCATGCGAGTAATTTTTTGTTGGACGCGCCAGCGATAAAAGGGTTGTCCAAGGTAATTAAGGACCGACGAGAAAAGGTCCCTAATTTCCAAGGGGCTGTCGAATGA
- a CDS encoding HNH endonuclease: MTMDFSPATITRIEKAAVDNGFDLDLLVEQDWLGFASTQCPLRIWLRSAGGTAVHATFSQQNVARALDQYGMPMADPFPEGALGGRTVTDIPSLHHLLRRAFQLSKTLPDELLHSFEKQIATLPRTTEIERLVVQRVGQDIFRGGLLDYWEGRCAITGLAVPELLRASHIKPWAFCDSDAERLDIFNGFLLSPNLDVAFDRGFITVADDGSVIVSGMLDVAARRTLGLDAALRVRERLLHDAHRNYMPWHRERVFQHGGGNG, translated from the coding sequence ATGACAATGGACTTCTCGCCGGCCACGATCACGCGCATCGAAAAGGCCGCTGTGGACAACGGTTTTGACCTGGATCTGTTGGTCGAGCAGGATTGGCTGGGCTTCGCGAGTACGCAGTGCCCGCTTCGCATCTGGCTCAGAAGTGCGGGCGGCACAGCAGTGCATGCCACCTTCTCACAGCAAAATGTCGCTCGCGCGCTCGACCAATACGGCATGCCTATGGCCGATCCGTTCCCGGAGGGAGCCCTCGGCGGCCGCACTGTCACCGATATTCCCTCGCTCCACCACCTGCTTCGCCGCGCCTTTCAGCTCAGCAAGACACTTCCTGACGAGTTGCTCCACAGTTTTGAGAAGCAGATCGCGACGCTGCCAAGGACCACCGAGATCGAACGGCTGGTCGTCCAGCGCGTCGGACAAGACATCTTCCGTGGGGGGTTGCTCGATTACTGGGAAGGACGCTGCGCGATTACCGGACTCGCCGTGCCTGAACTGCTGCGCGCGAGTCATATCAAGCCGTGGGCTTTCTGTGACAGTGACGCCGAGCGTCTCGATATTTTCAACGGGTTTCTGCTCTCACCAAACCTCGACGTTGCCTTTGACCGGGGCTTCATCACCGTCGCCGACGACGGTTCGGTGATCGTGTCGGGAATGCTCGACGTGGCCGCGCGGCGCACTCTGGGTCTCGACGCTGCGCTACGAGTACGAGAGCGATTGCTGCACGATGCGCACCGGAACTATATGCCTTGGCATCGGGAGCGGGTATTTCAGCATGGAGGAGGAAATGGCTGA